The Anas platyrhynchos isolate ZD024472 breed Pekin duck chromosome 3, IASCAAS_PekinDuck_T2T, whole genome shotgun sequence genome includes a window with the following:
- the LOC140001991 gene encoding uncharacterized protein isoform X1, translating into MAQTLVSGPSMLDVLGLALHGCLCLGPGLVLLLVAWATLRCCRSTSGKRRQQGCAGSRGRGRRGKADDSDAEAPHGCRSSLLWVGGRALGTLLCYDLGCGRCSQAVRERQQRLLARQARPSCCPYSSSSRDSSDCCRHGATASSLRPAKRTSLRSWWQPVLRRRKQRRLFPQHTALNTQGAATPPRHAGPPRQAEELVEMAPVHHEAGLPPSTGSDAAHKDGSLPASADPCPVARLEQGLGFWKLLRMHTLRKSIETKLGALPAMVQQSHRRYTYRVARCTAPTLLPSRPAPSYFCSPEALFLHEDVREFLEMHIREKKLRHHWGLPAGSLAEPQALPSAP; encoded by the exons ATGGCACAGACGCTCGTCTCTGGTCCCAGCATGCTGGATGTCCTGGGGCTGGCGCTGCACGGCTGCCTCTGCCTCGGCCCCGGCCTCGTCCTGCTCCTGGTGGCCTGGGCCACCCTGCGCTGCTGCCGCAGCACCTCGGGCAAACGGCGCCAG cagggctgtgccggGAGCCGAGGCAGGGGAAGGCGCGGGAAGGCGGACGACTCAG ATGCTGAGGCGCCGCacggctgcaggagcagcctgctctgggtgggcGGCAGAGCCCTGGGCACGCTGCTGTGCTACGACCTGGGCTGCGGGCGCTGCAGCCAGGCTGtcagggagaggcagcagcgGCTCCTTGCCAGGCAGGCGAGACCCTCCTGCTGTCCGTACTCCTCCTCCTCTCGGGACTCCAGCGACTGCTGCCGGCACGGGGCCACGGCCAGCTCATTGCGCCCAGCCAAGAGAACATCCCTCAGGTCCTGGTGGCAGCCAGTGCTGcggaggaggaagcagaggagacTCTTTCCCCAGCACACAGCGCTGAACACCCAGGGGGCAGCCACACCTCCCCGCCATGCTGGGCCTCCCAGACAGGCCGAGGAGCTCGTCGAGATGGCTCCTGTGCACCACGAGGCCGGCTTGCCCCCTTCCACAGGCTCTGACGCGGCTCACAAGGATGGCAGCCTGCCTGCTAGTGCAGATCCTTGTCCCGTGGCAAGGCTGGAGCAAGGACTGGGCTTCTGGAAGCTCCTGCGGATGCACACGCTGAGGAAGTCCATCGAGACCAAGCTGGGAGCTCTCCCCGCCATGGTGCAGCAGTCCCACAGGAGGTACACGTACAGGGTGGCACGCTGCACGGCTCCCACGCTGCTGCCCTCCCGTCCTGCCCCCTCCTACTTCTGTTCACCGGAGGCCCTGTTCCTGCATGAGGATGTGCGGGAGTTCCTGGAGATGCACATCCGAGAGAAGAAGCTGCGCCACCACTGGGGCTTGCCTGCAGGGTCGCTGGCagagccccaggcactgccatCAGCCCCCTAA
- the LOC140001991 gene encoding uncharacterized protein isoform X2 has protein sequence MAQTLVSGPSMLDVLGLALHGCLCLGPGLVLLLVAWATLRCCRSTSGKRRQGCAGSRGRGRRGKADDSDAEAPHGCRSSLLWVGGRALGTLLCYDLGCGRCSQAVRERQQRLLARQARPSCCPYSSSSRDSSDCCRHGATASSLRPAKRTSLRSWWQPVLRRRKQRRLFPQHTALNTQGAATPPRHAGPPRQAEELVEMAPVHHEAGLPPSTGSDAAHKDGSLPASADPCPVARLEQGLGFWKLLRMHTLRKSIETKLGALPAMVQQSHRRYTYRVARCTAPTLLPSRPAPSYFCSPEALFLHEDVREFLEMHIREKKLRHHWGLPAGSLAEPQALPSAP, from the exons ATGGCACAGACGCTCGTCTCTGGTCCCAGCATGCTGGATGTCCTGGGGCTGGCGCTGCACGGCTGCCTCTGCCTCGGCCCCGGCCTCGTCCTGCTCCTGGTGGCCTGGGCCACCCTGCGCTGCTGCCGCAGCACCTCGGGCAAACGGCGCCAG ggctgtgccggGAGCCGAGGCAGGGGAAGGCGCGGGAAGGCGGACGACTCAG ATGCTGAGGCGCCGCacggctgcaggagcagcctgctctgggtgggcGGCAGAGCCCTGGGCACGCTGCTGTGCTACGACCTGGGCTGCGGGCGCTGCAGCCAGGCTGtcagggagaggcagcagcgGCTCCTTGCCAGGCAGGCGAGACCCTCCTGCTGTCCGTACTCCTCCTCCTCTCGGGACTCCAGCGACTGCTGCCGGCACGGGGCCACGGCCAGCTCATTGCGCCCAGCCAAGAGAACATCCCTCAGGTCCTGGTGGCAGCCAGTGCTGcggaggaggaagcagaggagacTCTTTCCCCAGCACACAGCGCTGAACACCCAGGGGGCAGCCACACCTCCCCGCCATGCTGGGCCTCCCAGACAGGCCGAGGAGCTCGTCGAGATGGCTCCTGTGCACCACGAGGCCGGCTTGCCCCCTTCCACAGGCTCTGACGCGGCTCACAAGGATGGCAGCCTGCCTGCTAGTGCAGATCCTTGTCCCGTGGCAAGGCTGGAGCAAGGACTGGGCTTCTGGAAGCTCCTGCGGATGCACACGCTGAGGAAGTCCATCGAGACCAAGCTGGGAGCTCTCCCCGCCATGGTGCAGCAGTCCCACAGGAGGTACACGTACAGGGTGGCACGCTGCACGGCTCCCACGCTGCTGCCCTCCCGTCCTGCCCCCTCCTACTTCTGTTCACCGGAGGCCCTGTTCCTGCATGAGGATGTGCGGGAGTTCCTGGAGATGCACATCCGAGAGAAGAAGCTGCGCCACCACTGGGGCTTGCCTGCAGGGTCGCTGGCagagccccaggcactgccatCAGCCCCCTAA